The Drosophila sulfurigaster albostrigata strain 15112-1811.04 chromosome 3, ASM2355843v2, whole genome shotgun sequence genomic sequence gaaCTGAGAAATTTACATAACTAGTTACATACGCAAGCATTTAGCTAAttagaataattaaatacataatatgaTATTGCGGAGTTTGGTAGAGGAACTTGCAGAAAGATTTTGCAGGAAATAATTTGTGGGGAGGTGGAGACGAAGACGGAGTTTGGGGTGGGCAAGATGACACCAGAGAGTGGAGAAAGGGGCGACTATTATTTGTTGGCATAACCATTGGGATTTTGACTTTGCCAGCGCCACGTGTCCTCACACATCTTGTCAATGCCACGCGTTGCCTTCCAGCCCAAGGCACGTTCCGCCAGCTGGGCGTCCGCAAAGCAGGTGGCCACATCGCCAGCACGACGATCGACCAGCTGATAGTTGACCTTCTTGCCAGAGGCACGCTCAAAGGCATGCACCAGCTCCAACACGGAGCAGCCAGAGCCGCTGCCCAAGTTGTAGGCAAAGAAACCAGTCTCTGCAATGTTGCGCAACTTGTCCAAGGCCTTCACATGACCCTCGGCCAAGTCCACGATATGAATGTAGTCTCGCACTCCAGTTCCGTCCTTTGTGGGGAAATCACTGCCATAAACACTGAGGCATGGACGACGTCCGACCGCCACCTGGGCAATGTAGGGCATCAGATTGTTTGGTTCACCGTTGGGATCCTCGCCAATGCGTCCGCTGATGTGTGCGCCAACGGGATTGAAGTAACGCAGCGAGACAACAGCCCAGCGCTAAAATGGTGAAGTGATTAGTGGATTTAGTCTTTTCTTTACATTTCTTTCTAACACTCACCTTGTCCGACTTGCACAGATCCTTGAGAATCTCCTCTGTGAAATATTTGGTCTTGCCGTACGGCGATGTGCAATTGCCCGTGGGATGCTCTTCGGTGACGGGCAGAAACTTGGGCTCACCATAGACGGTGGCACTGGAGCTGTAGACAAACTTGAAGACATTATTGTCGGCCATGGCCTCCAGCAGGACATTGGTGCCCGTCATGTTGTTGTGATAGTATTGCAAGGGGATACGACACGATTCTCCGACAGCCTTCAAGGCGGCAAAGTGAGCGACCATGTCGATTTTGTGCTGCAGCAAATGACAAAAGTGCAAGGGCACATTCAAGATTAGTAaacaatcataaaaataaaaaaacggtAGAGATTATTGTGAGTGCAACGTTGTCGAAGTGTTTGTCGCGTTGCCAGCACAACAAGTTATGTGACTGAGGTCACGTTGAACAGTTGAGTAAACAAtcgagttgttgctgctggttgctggttgctgctgatAGCGCCAACAATGCCGATAAGCAAGATGTGACAAATGTGCCACGCAATGGAAAATATATATCCAATTGGGCCACGACACTTGATTGATTTATTACCTCCTGGAAGACGGAGCGCACTTGCTCGCGATCCGTGATGTCCACACGATAGAAGTTGACCTTCTTGCCGGTTATCTCCTGGACTCGGCTCAACGCCTCCGGCAACTTGGCAGCGCCACCGCTGTAAGCATTGCATAGATTGTCCACACAGATGACATTGTAGCCAGCGTTTAGCATTTCCAGCACGGTGTGTGAGCCAATGTAGCCGGCGCCGCCAGTGACCAAGACAGTGGGTGGTGCCATCGTTAAAAGAATTGGAATTGTGTTCTGCTCAAGCTTCGAATTGATACTGTTTTGGAAACGGTCTGGAAAGTGAAAATTGGGTTAACTCGAGCGAAATTCTAATTGACGTCACCAAAAATTCGCTTCACACACACGCCACACTTGTGCAAGCGGGAAGAATTCTCGTTAACGGTGCTTGCCAACGTGTGTGTAAATgtacgaatgtgtgtgtgtttatgtgttgTGTACTCACCTCAGTAACCAATAATTACTTGGCTATCtagctgtctgtctgtccgacTGCGCGTATCTGCTGAATCAGCCGTTGTTGGAGTCGTCGTCTACccttgaaattgaattgtttttaatacacACGCTTTTTTTTAGCTGGTGTCTCGTCATTAGCTTAAAAAGATCGCtgacctctctctctcgctctctctctatcggtCTGTCTTTCTCTTACTGCGGGCGCTTCTT encodes the following:
- the LOC133841133 gene encoding UDP-glucose 4-epimerase, with the protein product MAPPTVLVTGGAGYIGSHTVLEMLNAGYNVICVDNLCNAYSGGAAKLPEALSRVQEITGKKVNFYRVDITDREQVRSVFQEHKIDMVAHFAALKAVGESCRIPLQYYHNNMTGTNVLLEAMADNNVFKFVYSSSATVYGEPKFLPVTEEHPTGNCTSPYGKTKYFTEEILKDLCKSDKRWAVVSLRYFNPVGAHISGRIGEDPNGEPNNLMPYIAQVAVGRRPCLSVYGSDFPTKDGTGVRDYIHIVDLAEGHVKALDKLRNIAETGFFAYNLGSGSGCSVLELVHAFERASGKKVNYQLVDRRAGDVATCFADAQLAERALGWKATRGIDKMCEDTWRWQSQNPNGYANK